One genomic region from Ptychodera flava strain L36383 chromosome 14, AS_Pfla_20210202, whole genome shotgun sequence encodes:
- the LOC139148811 gene encoding steryl-sulfatase-like, producing MYPGVIPANTEVSEPTSVMDVFPTVLKLAGAPLPSDRIIDGRDLMPIMTKQVSVSEHEFMFHYCGIYLHAVRYRPRKGGSTYKIYYVTPNWTPGTEGCFDEFVCQCWAPHVTHHDQPLVYDLTIDPAERNQLGHGDPRYQEVVKVVGQAVQDHLAAREEVPVQYEYINLLWYPWLQPCCNFPLCYCKEEENITEYL from the exons ATGTATCCGGGAGTCATTCCTGCAAACACAGAAGTGTCAGAGCCGACCAGCGTCATGGATGTCTTTCCTACGGTACTGAAGCTTGCCGGTGCACCTCTACCATCGGACAGAATCATCGATGGACGGGACTTGATGCCAATCATGACAAAACAAGTCTCTGTATCAGAACATGAATTCATGTTTCACTACTGCGGAATTTATTTGCATGCGGTGAGATACAGACCAAGGAAAG GAGGCAGCACATACAAAATATACTATGTGACTCCAAACTGGACTCCCGGTACTGAAGGATGTTTTGATGAATTCGTGTGTCAGTGTTGGGCCCCTCACGTTACCCATCATGACCAACCCTTGGTGTATGATTTGACCATTGACCCTGCCGAGAGAAACCAGCTAGGTCATGGTGACCCAAGATATCAGGAGGTTGTGAAGGTAGTTGGACAAGCTGTTCAAGACCACCTAGCTGCGCGGGAAGAGGTGCCAGTTCAGTATGAATACATTAATCTACTGTGGTATCCATGGCTACAACCCTGTTGTAATTTCCCTCTGTGCTATTGCAAGGAAGAAGAAAATATTACTGAATATCTGTAG
- the LOC139150098 gene encoding steryl-sulfatase-like: MKVTVISVLLVLIGGCAQPSLAQPQTKSKKPNFVLLMVDDLGMGDVGCYGNDTIRTPNMDSIAKQGVKLSQHVVPAPLCTPSRAAFITGRHPIRSGMLAYGRLRMVPFLAATAGLPSNETTFAESLKDVGYRTALIGKWHMGMHCSHSKDYCHHPLQQGFDYFYGLPLTNLRDCGEDTSRSVVTAWCPVFYENIGWSVILTVSFIFVLLKLGFVKKRGFITLIVASFIFFALPIIITKGVRVMNCVLMRNYEVVEQPIQLENVTLRLTKEATQFIEQSQSEPFVLFMSYVKVHTALFSSAKFKGISRHGRMGIILKKPTGALGKYCLLWRNWV, encoded by the exons atgaaagtcACAGTTATTTCAGTGTTACTGGTCCTTATTGGTGGGTGTGCACAACCCAGTTTAGCTCAGCCACAAACAAAATCCAAAAAGCCAAATTTTGTGTTGTTGATGGTTGATGATCTTGGAATGGGTGATGTCGGCTGCTATGGCAACGACACTATCCGTACACCAAATATGGACTCCATCGCTAAGCAGGGTGTCAAATTGAGCCAGCATGTTGTACCAGCTCCTCTCTGCACACCAAGTCGAGCTGCCTTCATTACTGGTAGACATCCCATCAGATCTG GAATGCTGGCATATGGTCGTCTTCGAATGGTGCCATTTCTTGCTGCAACTGCAGGACTGCCATCCAATGAGACAACGTTTGCTGAGAGTTTGAAAGATGTCGGATATAGGACAGCATTGATAG GAAAATGGCACATGGGTATGCACTGCAGTCATTCCAAAGACTACTGCCACCACCCGCTCCAACAGGGCTTTGACTACTTCTACGGACTGCCCCTGACAAATCTGCGAGACTGTGGTGAAGATACGAGTCGCAGCGTTGTCACAGCATGGTGCCCTGTTTTCTATGAAAATATTGGCTGGTCTGTCATCTTGACTGTCTCCTTCATCTTTGTGCTACTCAAATTAGGATTTGTGAAAAAGCGGGGCTTCATCACTTTGATTGTAGCGTCGTTCATTTTCTTCGCACTGCCCATCATCATTACAAAAGGAGTCCGAGTGATGAATTGTGTTCTAATGAGGAATTATGAAGTTGTTGAACAACCCATTCAACTGGAAAATGTAACGCTGAGGCTTACAAAGGAAGCAACGCAATTTATCGAGCAAAGCCAAAGCGAGCCATTTGTCTTGTTCATGTCCTATGTCAAAGTGCACACTGCTCTGTTTTCGTCAGCAAAATTTAAGGGAATAAGTCGGCATGGTCGTATGGGGATAATATTGAAGAAGCCGACTGGAGCGTTGGGGAAATATTGTCTACTTTGGAGAAATTGGGTCTGA